The following are from one region of the Denitrobacterium detoxificans genome:
- a CDS encoding helix-turn-helix transcriptional regulator, protein MSYTSFITPRKLGWGFLLAWVFCAFYAGPAVSAVPNREGMGLDMLSRLLVDCAPVTIAILVLVALVVLEGRIGSVAHKRWARWGAPVLTALGTLLLSFCSVFDCSSTTLYLAGSVLNGLGSGVMWVLWGELYARLPQDEVEAAALLSAIIAAMLVLAASAMSGWVACAFVLSFPLISGALFVLAWSRDGDSAVSSDYLHRAEEDALVQAHDSVRGKPMSAMRAMGRSGWGVFCACLFTCIVGSLSGVMVSGASFQIIVLLSLAFMAVIGFVSLAGPRRLSIAFLYRWMCPVLTFAFAMLIVLDATLGGCIAFGVGLGARFAFCLITQMYFARFAARGQATPTQSYGLGWIFVHLGDLAGVLVMSSLAAFAPGASTASIAAICMVLLVVTTMYVLGDKDSFALAWTPVADKAQPSSVEGESSSESGSRIEELARELNLTPRETEVFALLMKGRSVPYIRDELVVSRETVATHVKHIYAKANVHSRQELLDLAN, encoded by the coding sequence GTGTCGTACACGTCTTTTATTACGCCTAGGAAGCTGGGTTGGGGCTTCTTGCTTGCGTGGGTGTTCTGCGCGTTCTATGCAGGGCCTGCGGTTTCGGCCGTGCCCAATCGCGAGGGCATGGGGCTTGATATGCTTTCCCGCTTGCTCGTCGATTGCGCTCCCGTCACTATCGCCATTCTGGTGCTCGTTGCGCTTGTCGTTCTCGAGGGCAGGATCGGCTCGGTGGCCCATAAGAGATGGGCTCGTTGGGGCGCTCCTGTGCTTACCGCGCTTGGTACGCTACTGCTTTCGTTTTGCTCGGTGTTTGATTGCTCCTCAACGACGTTGTATCTGGCGGGTTCTGTGCTGAACGGCCTGGGTAGTGGCGTCATGTGGGTGCTTTGGGGCGAATTGTACGCCCGTCTCCCTCAGGACGAGGTCGAGGCTGCCGCGCTCCTTTCTGCCATCATTGCCGCCATGCTCGTGTTGGCGGCATCGGCCATGAGCGGCTGGGTTGCCTGCGCGTTCGTGCTTTCCTTCCCGCTCATTTCGGGTGCGTTGTTCGTGCTTGCGTGGAGCCGTGACGGTGATTCGGCGGTTTCGTCTGACTACCTCCATCGTGCCGAGGAGGACGCCTTGGTGCAGGCGCACGATTCCGTGCGCGGCAAGCCCATGAGCGCCATGCGGGCCATGGGCCGCAGCGGTTGGGGCGTCTTTTGCGCCTGCCTGTTCACCTGCATCGTGGGGTCGCTTTCGGGCGTCATGGTATCGGGTGCGTCGTTCCAGATAATCGTGCTTCTCAGTTTGGCGTTCATGGCCGTTATCGGATTCGTTTCGCTTGCGGGCCCGCGTCGCCTTTCCATTGCGTTTCTCTATCGCTGGATGTGCCCTGTCCTTACGTTCGCGTTCGCCATGCTCATCGTGCTCGACGCCACGCTTGGCGGCTGCATCGCGTTTGGCGTGGGGCTGGGAGCGCGATTTGCGTTTTGCCTCATCACTCAAATGTACTTCGCACGCTTTGCTGCCCGTGGGCAGGCTACCCCCACGCAGTCATATGGCCTGGGGTGGATCTTCGTTCATTTGGGTGATCTTGCGGGCGTGCTCGTTATGTCCTCGTTGGCAGCGTTTGCCCCTGGGGCGAGTACGGCGTCGATTGCCGCGATTTGCATGGTGCTGCTTGTGGTGACGACCATGTACGTGCTGGGCGACAAGGATAGCTTTGCGCTTGCTTGGACTCCCGTTGCCGATAAGGCGCAGCCGTCGTCCGTCGAGGGTGAATCTTCCTCGGAGTCGGGGTCGCGAATTGAGGAGCTTGCCCGCGAATTGAACCTCACGCCCCGCGAAACTGAAGTGTTTGCCCTGCTCATGAAGGGCCGTTCCGTTCCCTATATTCGCGACGAACTCGTGGTGTCGCGCGAGACGGTTGCCACGCATGTGAAGCATATCTACGCAAAGGCCAACGTGCATAGCCGTCAGGAACTGCTGGACCTGGCCAACTAG
- a CDS encoding FAD-dependent oxidoreductase, with translation MSSSISRRDLFKFGGLTAAGALGAGALAGCSSPKSASEKPAAAAETDWRTKPEPITDISETIDCDLVVVGAGNAGLMGAMTAQEKGFNVIVLEKGGDVAMAREAVGAIGSRHSVGHEIDHAKLMNHAKKVQSGDVNMALYKTWMDKSGEFMDWLEDLEAPKGMSFPFEFHAPEGEDCYYPPMCTNPVMGEYMPEGPQLGAYTHLKVMRDLFLEAGGKIEFNTPAQQLVQDSSGAVTGVIAKDNNNKYKQYNAAKGVIVCTGGYGANKEMLQDLCPDAYNYCTSTAATTEEGDGIRMALWAGAHLEEGGGAMVWNRGVVTDNEEVGPELGNPLYLPASQPFLRVNVRGERIMNEDSTYPEIYAMGTRQPKGFTWQVFDGTYWEDIQRFDTCGCSRLTPAPNGGAFNADVYDLQPLTREHLESFWMAPRLEEGNLKKCDTLEELAKTMFPDADDQKTFLATVERYNKMMTEGDTDFGKEAFRCSTVDTAPFYAIRTSGNFLVTLHGIVTDTDSRALDDNGDPIPGLYVCGNDQGGFYPHNYPSEFTGINCGRSGAFARIAAKHACGIE, from the coding sequence ATGAGTTCTTCTATTAGTCGACGCGACCTATTCAAATTCGGCGGCCTCACCGCTGCCGGAGCGCTGGGTGCAGGCGCGCTCGCCGGCTGTTCGAGCCCCAAGTCCGCAAGCGAAAAGCCCGCAGCAGCGGCAGAAACCGATTGGCGCACCAAGCCGGAGCCCATCACCGATATCTCCGAAACCATCGATTGCGACCTGGTGGTCGTGGGCGCTGGCAACGCCGGCCTCATGGGCGCCATGACGGCCCAGGAAAAGGGCTTCAACGTCATCGTGCTCGAAAAGGGCGGCGACGTGGCCATGGCGCGCGAAGCCGTAGGCGCCATTGGCTCCCGCCATTCCGTCGGCCATGAAATCGACCATGCCAAGCTGATGAATCATGCCAAGAAGGTGCAGTCGGGCGACGTGAACATGGCGCTGTACAAGACGTGGATGGACAAGTCGGGCGAGTTCATGGATTGGCTCGAAGACCTGGAAGCCCCCAAGGGCATGTCCTTCCCCTTCGAATTCCACGCCCCCGAAGGCGAGGACTGCTACTACCCGCCCATGTGCACCAACCCCGTGATGGGCGAATACATGCCCGAAGGCCCGCAGCTGGGCGCCTATACCCACCTGAAGGTCATGCGCGACCTCTTCCTGGAAGCGGGCGGTAAAATCGAGTTCAACACCCCCGCTCAGCAGCTGGTCCAGGATTCCAGCGGCGCCGTGACCGGCGTTATTGCCAAGGACAATAACAACAAGTACAAGCAGTACAACGCAGCCAAGGGCGTCATCGTATGCACCGGTGGCTATGGCGCCAACAAGGAAATGCTGCAGGATCTGTGCCCCGATGCGTACAACTACTGCACCAGCACCGCCGCCACCACCGAAGAGGGCGACGGCATTCGCATGGCCCTGTGGGCGGGCGCTCACCTGGAAGAAGGCGGCGGCGCCATGGTCTGGAACCGCGGCGTGGTAACCGACAACGAGGAAGTCGGCCCCGAACTGGGCAACCCGCTGTACCTGCCCGCCAGCCAGCCCTTCCTGCGCGTAAACGTGCGTGGCGAGCGCATCATGAACGAGGACAGCACGTACCCCGAGATCTACGCCATGGGCACGCGTCAGCCCAAGGGCTTCACCTGGCAAGTATTCGACGGCACGTACTGGGAAGACATTCAGCGCTTCGACACCTGCGGCTGCAGCCGCCTGACGCCCGCCCCCAATGGCGGCGCGTTCAACGCCGACGTCTACGATCTCCAGCCCCTCACGCGCGAGCATCTGGAGAGCTTCTGGATGGCCCCTCGTCTGGAAGAGGGCAATCTGAAGAAGTGCGACACGCTGGAAGAGCTGGCCAAGACCATGTTCCCCGACGCCGATGACCAGAAGACCTTCCTGGCAACCGTGGAGCGCTACAACAAGATGATGACCGAGGGTGATACCGACTTCGGCAAAGAGGCCTTCCGCTGCAGCACCGTGGACACGGCCCCGTTCTACGCCATCCGCACGTCGGGCAACTTCCTGGTGACCCTTCACGGCATCGTGACCGACACCGACAGCCGCGCGCTCGATGACAATGGCGATCCCATCCCCGGCCTGTACGTTTGTGGTAACGACCAGGGCGGCTTCTACCCCCACAACTACCCCAGCGAGTTCACGGGCATCAACTGCGGCCGTAGCGGCGCCTTCGCGCGCATCGCGGCGAAACATGCCTGCGGCATCGAATAG
- the tatA gene encoding twin-arginine translocase TatA/TatE family subunit — protein sequence MKFGGLGPVELIIILVVVLLIFGPKNLPKLGSAIGRTVKNLRKGMGDSEKGENLDETESSEESEGDSEKKSK from the coding sequence ATGAAATTCGGTGGTCTCGGTCCAGTCGAACTTATCATCATCCTCGTCGTGGTCCTGCTGATTTTCGGACCCAAGAACCTGCCAAAGCTCGGTAGCGCCATTGGTCGCACCGTGAAGAATCTCCGCAAGGGCATGGGCGATTCGGAAAAGGGCGAAAACCTCGACGAAACGGAATCCAGCGAAGAATCCGAAGGCGATTCCGAAAAGAAATCCAAGTAA
- the greA gene encoding transcription elongation factor GreA — translation MADQSPVLTEEGKRKLEEELHYLENEKRAEIGERIKVAREFGDISENSEYDDAKNEQGLMEARIAEINSILSDATIVAGGARKGYVSIGSTVTVEMNGSERVFSIVGAAEADVRKNKISNESPVGSALLGGKKGDHITVTGPTGRVSEMTIVKVEA, via the coding sequence ATGGCAGATCAGAGTCCCGTTCTCACCGAAGAAGGCAAGCGCAAGCTCGAAGAGGAGCTGCATTACCTGGAAAACGAGAAGCGCGCCGAGATTGGCGAGCGCATCAAGGTTGCCCGTGAATTCGGTGATATCTCCGAGAACTCCGAGTACGACGACGCCAAGAACGAGCAGGGCCTCATGGAGGCTCGCATCGCCGAGATCAACAGCATCCTGTCCGATGCCACGATCGTTGCCGGTGGCGCCCGCAAGGGTTATGTCAGCATCGGTTCCACCGTCACGGTGGAAATGAACGGTTCCGAGCGCGTGTTCAGCATCGTGGGTGCCGCCGAAGCCGACGTTCGCAAGAACAAGATCAGCAACGAATCTCCCGTGGGCTCTGCGCTGCTGGGCGGCAAGAAGGGCGACCACATCACGGTTACCGGCCCCACGGGCCGCGTGAGCGAAATGACGATCGTCAAGGTTGAAGCCTAA
- the lysS gene encoding lysine--tRNA ligase → MADQNAPIIEDDPRQVRLNKREALIAAGSNPYGSEAIEITHLTGELAKQYAELENGASTEDRVRVAGRIMARRVQGKIAFLVLRDREGDVQLFCRINELGEESFEALKDLDVGDWLVAEGCVLRTKRGELSVAIDTWKLQSKSIRPLPEKFHGLTDKETRYRQRYVDMVMNPASKSVFVKRSRIISAIRRFMEEQGYLEVETPILQETLGGANAKPFTTHFNALDQECYLRIATELHLKRLLVGGMDRVFEIGRQFRNEGMDLTHNPEFTSMEAYCAFNDVEGMKRLSEGVFRAANAAVNSSDTITYQGQTIELGGTWRSVAMSDLVSEHVGEEVSLDTPVEHLREILDANHLEWQSDWGAGKLIFTLYDELCESEIVNPTFVCDYPVEVSPLAKRKPSDPRLTDRFELVIAGHEYANAFSELNDPVDQESRFAAQVEAKKHGDDEAMEYDADYIRALEYGMPPAGGVGYGIDRMIMLLCDQASIRDVLLFPHMRPESKQEKQGEAGDQEAAPAPAAEAAAEEAPAAAGVELSGAAAEAANTPAPQPGEKLEAGISRDAALELLKAHNQDEYHILHGLQLEGLMRYYARQFDSENEEFWGIVGMLHDLDWEEFPTEEDHTVRAAEMLAEAGVAPVVARAIQTHNSDVNAALPTPEHQMERVLCAVDELSGLINACVKLRPSHSVTDMNLKSLKKKYKTASFAAGCDREVIARGAEYMGMELSDLFTSILDAEKALVEEGNPAFE, encoded by the coding sequence ATGGCCGATCAGAATGCTCCCATCATCGAGGACGATCCTCGGCAGGTGCGCCTGAACAAGCGTGAGGCGCTCATTGCCGCAGGCTCGAACCCGTATGGCTCCGAAGCCATCGAAATCACCCATCTTACGGGCGAACTGGCGAAGCAGTACGCCGAACTGGAAAACGGTGCATCCACCGAAGACCGCGTGCGCGTAGCTGGCCGCATCATGGCCCGCCGCGTGCAGGGCAAGATCGCCTTCCTGGTTCTGCGCGACCGCGAGGGCGACGTTCAGCTGTTCTGCCGCATCAACGAGCTTGGCGAGGAATCGTTCGAGGCCCTGAAGGACCTCGACGTAGGCGACTGGCTGGTTGCCGAGGGCTGCGTGCTGCGCACCAAGCGCGGCGAGCTTTCCGTTGCCATCGACACGTGGAAGCTGCAGAGCAAGTCCATCCGCCCTCTGCCGGAAAAGTTCCATGGCCTTACCGACAAGGAAACGCGCTATCGTCAGCGCTATGTCGACATGGTTATGAACCCCGCTTCCAAGTCGGTCTTCGTGAAGCGCTCGCGCATCATCAGCGCCATTCGCCGCTTCATGGAAGAGCAGGGCTATCTGGAAGTCGAAACGCCCATTCTGCAGGAAACGCTGGGCGGCGCCAACGCCAAGCCCTTCACCACGCACTTCAACGCGCTCGACCAGGAATGCTATCTGCGCATTGCCACCGAGCTGCATTTGAAGCGCCTGCTGGTTGGCGGCATGGACCGCGTGTTCGAGATTGGCCGCCAGTTCCGCAACGAGGGCATGGACCTCACGCATAACCCTGAATTCACCAGTATGGAAGCCTACTGCGCGTTCAACGATGTCGAGGGCATGAAGCGCCTTTCGGAAGGTGTCTTCCGCGCTGCCAACGCCGCCGTGAACAGCAGCGACACCATTACGTATCAGGGCCAGACGATTGAACTGGGCGGTACGTGGCGCTCCGTTGCCATGTCCGATCTGGTAAGCGAGCATGTGGGCGAGGAAGTCTCGCTTGACACGCCCGTCGAGCACCTGCGCGAAATCCTCGACGCCAACCATCTGGAATGGCAGAGCGACTGGGGCGCTGGCAAGCTCATCTTCACGCTGTACGACGAGCTGTGCGAATCGGAAATCGTGAACCCGACGTTCGTCTGCGATTACCCGGTTGAAGTAAGCCCGCTGGCCAAGCGCAAGCCTTCCGACCCGCGTCTTACCGACCGCTTCGAGCTGGTTATTGCTGGTCATGAATATGCCAACGCGTTTAGCGAGCTGAACGACCCCGTCGACCAGGAATCTCGCTTCGCCGCCCAGGTGGAAGCCAAGAAGCACGGCGACGACGAGGCCATGGAATACGATGCCGACTACATTCGCGCCCTGGAATACGGCATGCCGCCTGCTGGCGGCGTGGGCTACGGCATCGACCGCATGATCATGCTGCTGTGCGACCAGGCGTCCATCCGCGACGTGCTGCTGTTCCCGCACATGCGTCCCGAGTCCAAGCAGGAAAAGCAGGGCGAAGCCGGTGATCAGGAAGCTGCTCCGGCTCCCGCTGCCGAAGCTGCCGCCGAAGAGGCTCCTGCGGCTGCTGGGGTCGAGCTTTCCGGTGCTGCTGCGGAAGCTGCGAATACGCCTGCTCCTCAGCCGGGCGAAAAGCTGGAGGCTGGCATTTCTCGCGATGCCGCGCTCGAGCTGCTGAAGGCACACAACCAGGACGAATATCACATCCTGCACGGTCTGCAGCTGGAAGGCCTCATGCGTTACTACGCGCGTCAGTTCGATTCGGAAAATGAAGAGTTCTGGGGCATCGTGGGCATGCTGCACGACCTCGACTGGGAAGAGTTCCCCACCGAGGAAGATCACACTGTGCGTGCCGCCGAAATGCTTGCCGAAGCTGGCGTGGCGCCTGTGGTTGCCCGTGCTATCCAGACGCACAACTCCGATGTGAATGCGGCACTTCCCACGCCGGAACACCAGATGGAGCGCGTGTTGTGCGCCGTGGACGAGCTGTCTGGCCTCATCAATGCATGCGTGAAGCTGCGTCCGTCGCATTCGGTGACCGACATGAACCTGAAGTCGCTGAAGAAGAAGTACAAGACGGCAAGCTTCGCCGCCGGCTGCGACCGCGAAGTTATCGCCCGCGGTGCGGAATACATGGGCATGGAGCTTTCCGACCTGTTTACGAGCATTTTGGACGCCGAAAAGGCGCTTGTCGAAGAGGGTAACCCCGCATTTGAATAA
- a CDS encoding MarR family transcriptional regulator has translation MDRLRAQSGGVLRLREIAALLCLRQHGGMTPGDAARALGLSAASATRCISRLEQFGLVQGRTHASDLRKVVYRLTNRGENVAFECVRACGPVFENLVVRQYAAFNYAVREAGKTAGGTLGPTAGWVLVALCASDCPQPVKAIQRGTALAQSRVSMSLATLRKRGLVELRGECIDARQNMYSLTDLGRETAAVMLAALVRTN, from the coding sequence GTGGATCGGCTGCGGGCGCAGTCGGGTGGCGTATTGCGCCTTCGCGAGATTGCCGCGCTGCTCTGCCTGCGCCAGCACGGAGGCATGACGCCTGGTGATGCGGCGCGTGCGTTGGGGCTTTCCGCTGCGTCGGCGACCAGGTGCATTTCTCGGCTCGAGCAGTTTGGGCTCGTGCAGGGCAGAACGCATGCCAGCGATTTGCGCAAGGTGGTCTATCGACTCACCAATCGTGGCGAGAACGTGGCGTTCGAGTGCGTTCGTGCATGCGGGCCCGTGTTCGAAAATCTAGTCGTGCGTCAGTATGCTGCGTTCAATTACGCCGTTCGTGAGGCGGGAAAGACTGCCGGCGGGACGCTGGGGCCTACGGCTGGATGGGTGCTTGTGGCGTTGTGCGCTTCCGATTGCCCGCAGCCGGTGAAAGCCATTCAGCGCGGTACGGCGCTTGCGCAGTCGCGCGTGTCCATGTCGCTTGCCACGCTCCGCAAGCGGGGGCTCGTGGAATTGCGCGGGGAATGCATCGACGCACGTCAGAACATGTATTCCCTTACCGACCTTGGTCGTGAAACTGCTGCCGTGATGCTTGCCGCTCTTGTTCGGACAAACTGA
- a CDS encoding molybdopterin-containing oxidoreductase family protein → MGENCTRRSFIKRAGATAVGAAMLGSLTACGNSGMMNLTADSSVAENSTAEGNEFYCTCGWSCSFCQYRIFTREGNVAHMLPKPDFDYVTCLKGRSRIQRTYSDARVQYPMKRVEGTARGAGEWERITWDEAISEISKKWLEVEEKYGPLANSYYQGGGGFQGSLNGNAGMIMRLFNATGCTKWDYSFDNATNTGLTRGGIQWFDQNEPKDFVNSDYILFFGGNPINAQIQMSKHLFDAQEAGAKIVVVDPHFSPTAAKADKWIPVKPGCDAALYLGIIKRFMDEGTYKADFVLNHTCAPYLIKKSDGMYLRGGEYQNEPLHVGPPFWVTGLPTEIDPIMVWDEKEGKPACFDTCQNPAWSCPDENYITAWDMFKDHVQEWTLDKVMEVTGISEEDFDFLYNVLQPENKVAHYINFGTGAYENGLQAAYAMTAMIAMTGNFGEPGRSVGGFDCMYGNFFGHALTAPSNGKMCKAVTWLAACDIVSTGKLQGEDYPVKTLWVSHGGLIGGSVNSGRNKREMLDKMEMIVVQDPFLTDTARYADYVLPVCDMYEFEDVIPLNHERNVRITEKCIEPMYEAKTDSEIARLFGEALGLADAVCDVTDDDWWKGTFDDVPAAVEHGITLDTLRKNKLMRYVDEEPYIGNRDYKNFITETGRLMFYVDNPTPRTPSNFDVAAVTEREKMPTYFENKISGENSEYAEEFPLVCMSWRNPSRVHMTHFMKDWARDVMPTPTLFVNPEDAEKYGVEEGQDLLITSTVGQCVMQCALHPGIRPGSTVYYKGYSETESKLGSQGAITTDYADAYAVNCSFFDNRIKIEPWKN, encoded by the coding sequence ATGGGAGAGAACTGTACCCGTCGAAGCTTCATAAAGCGTGCGGGTGCCACGGCAGTGGGCGCCGCCATGCTTGGGTCGCTGACCGCATGTGGCAACAGCGGGATGATGAATCTCACGGCGGATTCCAGCGTTGCTGAGAATTCGACCGCGGAGGGCAACGAGTTCTACTGCACGTGCGGTTGGAGCTGCTCGTTCTGCCAGTACCGCATCTTCACGCGTGAGGGCAATGTGGCGCATATGCTGCCGAAGCCCGATTTTGACTACGTGACCTGCCTGAAGGGTAGGAGCCGCATCCAGCGTACGTATAGCGACGCTCGCGTGCAGTACCCGATGAAGCGCGTTGAGGGCACGGCCCGTGGCGCAGGCGAATGGGAGCGCATCACTTGGGATGAGGCCATCAGCGAGATTTCCAAGAAGTGGCTGGAAGTCGAGGAGAAGTACGGCCCGCTCGCCAACAGCTACTATCAGGGTGGCGGCGGCTTCCAGGGCAGTCTGAATGGCAACGCCGGGATGATCATGCGTCTATTCAACGCAACGGGCTGCACGAAGTGGGACTACTCGTTCGACAACGCCACCAATACCGGCCTTACCCGCGGCGGCATTCAGTGGTTCGACCAGAATGAGCCCAAGGACTTCGTGAACTCCGATTACATCCTGTTCTTTGGCGGTAATCCCATCAATGCCCAAATCCAGATGAGCAAGCACCTGTTCGATGCTCAGGAAGCGGGCGCGAAGATCGTCGTTGTCGACCCGCATTTCAGCCCCACGGCAGCCAAGGCCGACAAGTGGATTCCCGTGAAGCCCGGCTGCGATGCTGCGCTTTACCTGGGTATCATCAAGAGGTTCATGGACGAGGGCACCTACAAGGCCGACTTCGTGCTGAACCATACGTGCGCACCGTACCTGATTAAGAAGTCGGATGGCATGTACCTGCGTGGTGGCGAGTACCAGAACGAGCCGCTGCATGTGGGCCCTCCGTTCTGGGTAACGGGTCTTCCCACCGAAATCGACCCCATCATGGTGTGGGACGAGAAGGAAGGCAAGCCTGCATGCTTCGATACGTGCCAGAACCCCGCATGGAGCTGCCCCGACGAGAACTACATTACCGCCTGGGATATGTTCAAGGACCATGTGCAGGAATGGACGCTCGACAAGGTCATGGAAGTCACGGGAATTTCCGAAGAGGATTTCGACTTCCTGTACAACGTGCTGCAGCCTGAAAACAAGGTGGCGCATTACATCAACTTCGGCACCGGTGCGTATGAGAATGGCCTGCAGGCGGCCTATGCCATGACGGCCATGATCGCCATGACGGGCAACTTCGGCGAGCCCGGCCGCTCGGTGGGTGGCTTTGACTGCATGTACGGCAACTTCTTCGGCCATGCCCTTACCGCTCCCTCCAACGGCAAGATGTGCAAGGCCGTTACCTGGCTGGCCGCATGCGACATCGTGAGCACGGGCAAGCTGCAGGGCGAGGATTATCCCGTTAAGACGCTGTGGGTATCGCATGGTGGCCTGATTGGCGGTTCGGTAAATTCGGGTCGCAACAAGCGCGAGATGCTCGACAAGATGGAAATGATCGTCGTTCAGGATCCGTTCCTCACCGACACCGCCCGCTATGCCGACTACGTGCTTCCCGTGTGCGATATGTACGAGTTCGAGGATGTCATTCCGCTGAACCACGAGCGCAACGTGCGCATTACCGAAAAGTGCATCGAGCCCATGTACGAGGCGAAGACCGACAGCGAAATCGCCCGCCTGTTTGGCGAGGCGTTGGGCTTGGCCGACGCGGTCTGCGACGTTACCGACGACGATTGGTGGAAGGGCACGTTCGACGATGTCCCCGCTGCTGTGGAGCATGGCATCACGCTTGACACGCTGCGCAAGAACAAGCTCATGCGCTACGTGGACGAAGAGCCCTACATTGGCAATCGCGACTACAAGAACTTCATCACCGAAACCGGCCGCCTGATGTTCTACGTCGATAACCCCACGCCACGCACGCCTTCGAACTTCGACGTGGCCGCCGTGACCGAGCGCGAGAAGATGCCCACGTACTTCGAGAACAAGATTTCCGGCGAGAACAGCGAATACGCCGAAGAGTTCCCGCTTGTGTGCATGAGCTGGCGTAATCCCAGCCGCGTTCACATGACGCACTTCATGAAGGACTGGGCTCGCGATGTCATGCCCACGCCCACGCTGTTCGTGAATCCCGAGGATGCCGAGAAGTATGGCGTTGAAGAGGGCCAGGACCTGCTGATTACTTCGACGGTGGGCCAGTGCGTCATGCAGTGTGCGCTCCATCCCGGCATTCGTCCCGGCAGCACCGTGTACTACAAGGGCTATTCCGAAACGGAAAGCAAGCTTGGCAGCCAGGGCGCCATCACGACCGACTATGCGGACGCCTACGCGGTGAACTGCTCGTTCTTCGATAACCGCATCAAGATCGAGCCGTGGAAGAACTAA
- a CDS encoding 4Fe-4S dicluster domain-containing protein: MTQYAIAVDKKRCIGCWSCSVACKLENNLPDQVWWNTIITDGGGAMNTPVGTYGNCSLTYTPFHCMHCSRPACMGACPTGATAKDSKTGIVTIDTEKCIGCQSCIEACPYNGVRTFVEQDPVPALDWPVGSVDAPEHKKTTVEKCWMCYHRVSKGDVPACVEGCPARARIFGDVDDPNSEISQLIAKRGDTVLLEEAGTGPNVYYLS; the protein is encoded by the coding sequence ATGACGCAATACGCTATTGCCGTAGACAAGAAGCGCTGCATTGGCTGCTGGAGCTGCAGCGTTGCATGCAAGCTGGAAAACAACCTGCCCGATCAGGTGTGGTGGAACACCATCATCACTGATGGCGGCGGCGCGATGAACACTCCCGTTGGCACGTATGGCAACTGCTCGCTTACGTACACTCCGTTCCATTGCATGCATTGCTCGAGGCCCGCATGCATGGGCGCGTGTCCCACGGGTGCCACGGCCAAGGATTCGAAGACCGGCATCGTCACCATCGATACGGAAAAGTGCATCGGATGCCAGAGCTGCATCGAGGCGTGCCCGTACAATGGCGTGCGCACCTTTGTGGAGCAGGATCCCGTTCCTGCCCTTGATTGGCCGGTGGGCAGCGTGGATGCGCCCGAGCACAAGAAGACGACGGTCGAGAAGTGCTGGATGTGCTATCACCGCGTGAGCAAGGGCGACGTCCCCGCCTGCGTCGAGGGCTGCCCCGCCAGGGCGCGCATCTTCGGCGATGTGGACGACCCGAACTCCGAGATTTCCCAGCTCATTGCCAAGCGCGGCGACACCGTGCTGCTGGAAGAGGCTGGTACCGGGCCGAACGTGTATTATCTGTCGTAG
- a CDS encoding TorD/DmsD family molecular chaperone, giving the protein MATNLGNMFKLFSVAFQPPTVELAELLQSGALAADMRQTWLALELPEEAVDAFAQGLAEYEGADAQETLHAIRQDWSHLYLGNPPLVSNSEGVWRKKSEGRSDVARMINSYSVQVADFMRECGVRRKEKFNDCIDYIEEECDFCSFLADEPQYLIDLGRDPLALLQSFVDEHLAKWAPGFCADVQVNARSSYYRALATLMARFVEAF; this is encoded by the coding sequence ATGGCTACTAACTTGGGAAACATGTTCAAATTATTTTCCGTGGCGTTTCAACCGCCTACGGTCGAGCTCGCCGAGTTGCTGCAGTCGGGCGCCTTGGCGGCCGATATGCGTCAGACTTGGTTGGCGTTGGAACTGCCCGAGGAGGCCGTCGACGCGTTTGCCCAGGGGCTCGCGGAATACGAAGGCGCGGATGCGCAGGAGACGCTGCATGCGATTCGTCAGGATTGGTCTCATCTATACCTGGGGAATCCTCCGCTCGTGTCGAATAGCGAGGGCGTTTGGCGCAAGAAGTCCGAGGGTCGCAGCGATGTGGCGCGCATGATCAATTCCTACTCGGTGCAGGTTGCCGATTTCATGCGCGAGTGCGGCGTGCGCCGCAAGGAAAAGTTCAACGACTGCATCGACTACATCGAAGAGGAGTGCGACTTTTGCTCCTTTCTGGCCGACGAGCCGCAATACCTTATCGACCTTGGCCGCGATCCGCTTGCATTGCTTCAGTCGTTTGTCGATGAGCATCTGGCGAAATGGGCGCCCGGCTTTTGCGCCGATGTGCAGGTTAACGCTCGATCGTCGTATTACCGGGCACTTGCCACGCTCATGGCGCGCTTCGTGGAAGCGTTCTAG